From a single Nematostella vectensis chromosome 3, jaNemVect1.1, whole genome shotgun sequence genomic region:
- the LOC125561252 gene encoding uncharacterized protein LOC125561252, with translation MFCSHCGRKLGDDGSTFCVFCGKELSKAVENKPFGRPASHVSTIKSFVGFKKGKDGKPTKKQLKDKNKPEEANDVIINIGLKVFSEEELKDKRGKKLAIKVNKHASYKELLEQAKSKWADFQRNLYSEGTEYVLLYEDGQEALFLPGTSKEFFTLEKYEQAALKDYKRITLYLCTVNDIEEFRKEERDSDSSEPEASCPVKRSNESDACIATEPPAKKLTTNHPTNNHPGPSGISINSGSDWFYYDEIERLYGNDDSPPPSNNKTKSPIPESEAGVIELLQEKVISDGKISMFMIIRRGTPVTRAITLWQRAAKKVNPVHVCRVKFVGEDGIDDGALAREFFSCIIPDIAKKFFPDGSPAYSTNDIATYRTIGEIVAASLGQGGPAPNFLAPCVFDTLVSLGDLDYSNSKDLQKHLTETECKLLKNIRQDIASSTDIIIDHGYTGPITDACADSILAAVTVSMLSRRELMLKELK, from the exons ATGTTTTGCTCTCATTGTGGTCGCAAGCTAGGCGATGATGGATCTACGTTTTGTGTTTTCTGCGGAAAAG AACTCTCCAAAGCAGTTGAAAACAAACCATTTGGTAGACCTGCTTCACATGTATCTACAATAAAATCATTCGTTGGTTTTAAGAAGGGAAAAGATGGCAAGCCGACAAAGAAACAGTTAAAAGACAAGAATAAACCTGAGGAGGCTAATGATGTAATCATTAACATTGGGTTGAAAGTATTTAGTGAGGAAGAGCTCAAGGATAAAAGAGGAAAGAAGTTGGCAATAAAAGTGAACAAGCATGCATCCTATAAGGAATTGCTCGAACAAGCGAAATCGAAATGGGCCGACTTTCAGAGAAACCTGTATTCCGAag GAACTGAATATGTCCTACTTTACGAAGACGGCCAAGAGGCTTTGTTCCTTCCTGGAACGTCCAAAGAGTTTTTCACCTTGGAAAAGTATGAGCAAGCAGCATTAAAGGACTACAAGCGCATAACGTTATATCTATGTACGGTCAATGACATAGAAGAATTTAGGAAAGAGGAAAGGGATAGTGACAGTTCTGAACCTGAAGCTTCTTGTCCAGTAAAGAGGAGCAACGAAAGTGATGCCTGCATAGCAACAGAGCCACCAGCCAAGAAACTAACAACAAATCATCCAACCAACAATCATCCAGGACCTTCAGGCATAAGTATTAACAGTGGTTCTGACTGGTTTTACTATGATGAAATTGAACGTCTTTATGGCAATGATGACAGCCCTCCACcaagcaacaacaaaacaaaatcgcCTATCCCAGAAAGCGAAGCTGGTGTTATTGAACTATTGCAAGAAAAGGTCATCTCTGATGGGAAAATATCCATGTTCATGATCATTAGAAGGGGTACACCAGTAACCAGGGCTATCACATTGTGGCAAAGAGCAGCTAAGAAAGTTAATCCTGTTCATGTGTGTCGTGTGAAGTTTGTAGGAGAAGACGGAATCGATGATGGTGCTTTGGCACGTGAGTTTTTTTCATGTATCATTCCCGATATAGCGAAAAAATTCTTCCCAGATGGAAGTCCTGCTTATTCTACCAATGACATTGCCACTTATAGAACAATTGGGGAAATTGTTGCAGCTAGCTTGGGCCAGGGAGGCCCAGCCCCAAACTTTCTGGCCCCCTGTGTGTTTGACACGCTGGTGTCACTTGGAGATCTTGACTACTCCAACAGCAAAGATCTTCAAAAACATTTGACTGAAACAGAATGTAAGCTGTTGAAAAATATCAGGCAGGATATTGCCAGTAGCACTGATATTATAATTGACCATGGCTACACAGGGCCCATAACCGATGCATGTGCTGACTCTATTCTTGCTGCTGTTACTGTCAGTATGCTCAGCAGACGGGAGTTGATGTTAAAAGAACTAAAGTAG
- the LOC125561142 gene encoding uncharacterized protein LOC125561142 has product MVALKSQSSSICKFKMADSESEDQERTIITQLFHLGHSYDDIVGLLSKCHGINISVRTLKRRLKDWGMSRRYLEYDPNTVRSAITELLDGPNSIVGYRSVWHNLRMKGILVPRVVVQEMLKEIDPNGVELRKAHKLKRRVYRSLGPNSTWHADGYDKLKPYGFPMHACIDGFSRKVIWLYVTRSNNYPDNIASYYLDAVKQLGGCPREWYYGRYTLYVASPRNQRIECWWSFLRKNWSTWWMNLFKDMIEKAVLNTADKLHLECLWFCFAELLQNDLKRVGDSWNTHYIRKSRHDTVAGRPDAIFHLPESYGGIDNLLVPVSQHDMSYAYTHLVQQDEDDEYQEYFRYVLHSLNKKKPEHWREALQMYEELLHIAVNGC; this is encoded by the exons ATGGTTGCGCTAAAGTCCCAGTCTTCCTCCATTTgcaaattcaaaatggcggacagCGAAAGCGAAGATCAGGAAAGAACCATCATAACACAATTATTTCACCTTGGGCATAGTTATGATGACATTGTTGGACTACTGTCGAAGTGTCATGGGATAAATATCAGCGTCAGAACGCTGAAAAGACGTCTTAAAGATTGGGGGATGTCAAGAAGATATCTTGAGTATGATCCAAATACCGTTAGATCTGCTATTACAGAACTTTTGGATGGACCAAATTCGATTGTTGGATATCGGTCAGTTTGGCATAATCTTCGAATGAAGGGTATACTGGTACCACGTGTAGTTGTTCAAGAAATGCTGAAAGAAATCGACCCAAATGGAGTTGAATTGAGAAAGGCCCATAAGCTGAAAAGAAGAGTTTATCGTAGCTTAGGGCCAAATAGTACTTGGCATGCTGATGGCTACGATAAACTTAAGCCATACGGCTTTCCTATGCATGCGTGTATCGATGGTTTCAGTCGCAAAGTCATTTGGTTGTATGTAACTCGATCTAATAATTATCCTGACAACATTGCTTCCTATTATCTGGACGCCGTCAAACAACTTGGTGGCTGTCCCAGAGAATGGTACTATGGCCGgtatacatt ATATGTTGCATCTCCACGAAATCAAAGAATTGAATGCTGGTGGAGCTTTCTTAGAAAAAATTGGTCAACATGGTGGATGAATCTTTTCAAAGACATGATAGAGAAAGCAGTACTCAACACAGCAGACAAGCTTCATTTAGAGTGtctttggttttgttttgctGAACTACTTCAAAACGATCTGAAAAGAGTGGGTGATTCATGGAATACTCactatataaggaaatcccGCCATGATACTGTAGCAGGAAGACCTGATGCAATTTTCCACCTTCCTGAAAGTTACGGGGGTATTGATAATTTACTTGTACCAGTTTCACAACATGATATGAGTTATGCTTACACTCATCTTGTACAACAGGACGAAGATGATGAATACCAAGAATATTTTCGTTATGTTCTTCACAGTCTCAATAAGAAGAAACCTGAACACTGGAGAGAAGCATTACAGATGTATGAAGAGTTGTTGCACATTGCAGTTAATGGTTGTTAA